From a single Carassius gibelio isolate Cgi1373 ecotype wild population from Czech Republic chromosome A18, carGib1.2-hapl.c, whole genome shotgun sequence genomic region:
- the LOC127934011 gene encoding BEN domain-containing protein 7-like isoform X2 yields MSSAGFLPLHRSALKMEFVERKRSRKSQSFKLVNDADFIHEMDDVDQNDTEGDALDASETEVWLGDEGMEIKKQITGMMRLLGDKTGRVYQRVGREGETLKQEPQEEPVAQSPAPEHLQSGWSSVLMAHGQYSTRSKTQRMLNHSKTNGGDFITVPSEDMALPPAPAAMATEPSCCMCNCKCTLQAILLELRTMRKLIQTQRGSQDKQGSQVSLSSRTSISRRRSRKRRQGHRVTVLATPTKRTTPPPPPTEAEADAVNECNQSRERTPPTMTTFTPDLIPNSKTPPSHYSDTRGQSTTEPEVQLAEDYEVFIPKAQLDSILLNYTRSGSLLFRKLVCAFFDDTTLANSLPNGKRKRGLNDTRKGLDQNIVGAIKVFTEKYCTANGIEKLPGPRDWVQILQDQIKLARRRLKRAETTSDSNDIQHKTGAAYERTECLVAMETA; encoded by the exons ATGAGCTCGGCTGGATTTCTACCTCTTCACCGCTCTGCCCTTAAGATGGAGTTTGTGGAGAGAAAGCGGAGCAGGAAATCGCAGAGCTTTAAACTGGTGAATGATGCAG ATTTTATCCATGAAATGGATGATGTAGACCAGAATGACACTGAAGGAGATGCCTTGGATGCCTCTGAGACTGAAG TCTGGTTAGGTGATGAAGGGATGGAGATAAAGAAACAGATAACAGGCATGATGCGCTTGCTGGGTGACAAGACAGGACGAGTGTACCAGCGCGTTGGACGAGAGGGTGAGACCCTCAAACAGGAGCCTCAGGAGGAGCCTGTGGCTCAGAGCCCAGCCCCTGAACATCTCCAGAGTGGctggagctcagtcctcatggcTCACGGGCAGTACAGCACCCGCTCCAAAACCCAGAGAATGCTCAACCACTCGAAAACTAATGGTGGAGACTTTATTACAGTACCTTCAGAAG ACATGGCCTTGCCCCCTGCGCCTGCTGCCATGGCAACTGAGCCCAGCTGCTGTATGTGCAACTGCAAGTGCACCCTGCAAGCCATTCTGCTGGAGTTACGTACCATGAGGAAACTAATCCAAACTCAGAGAG GATCTCAGGACAAACAGGGCTCCCAGGTCTCGCTCTCATCCCGAACCTCCATCTCCAGGAGGAGGAGCCGAAAGAGGAGGCAAGGTCACAGAGTGACAGTTCTGGCCACGCCCACTAAAAGAACCACACCTCCGCCGCCACCCACTGAGGCTGAGGCTGATGCTGTTAATGAGTGTAATCAGTCTAGAGAGCGCACGCCACCAACAATGACAACATTTACCCCAGATCTTATTCCCAACTCCAAGACTCCTCCCTCTCACTACAGCGATACCAGAGGCCAAAGCACCACAGAG CCGGAGGTGCAGTTGGCCGAGGATTATGAGGTATTTATTCCTAAAGCACAGTTGGACTCTATCTTACTGAACTACACTCGCTCTGGCAGCCTGCTCTTCAGGAAACTGGTGTGTGCGTTCTTTGATGATACCACACTGGCAAACTCACTGCCCAACGGCAAGAGGAAGAGAGGTCTGAACGACACCAGGAAAGGACTCGATCAAAACATAGTCGGAGCCATTAAAG TGTTCACAGAAAAGTATTGCACAGCCAATGGAATCGAGAAGCTTCCTGGCCCCAGAGACTGGGTCCAGATTCTGCAAGACCAGATTAAACTTGCCCGGCGACGCTTAAAAAGAG CAGAGACAACCTCAGACAGTAATGATATTCAGCACAAAACAG GTGCTGCTTATGAGAGAACAGAATGTCTAGTTGCTATGGAGACTGCCTGA
- the LOC127933783 gene encoding pre-mRNA-splicing factor 18-like isoform X1 has translation MDSLKAEIARKRKHIEESELVDDSKTYFKRADLTRKEDEDYHRRCGSKVSNEQPERQLDKTVEEAPPSTSSNPVSELELTEEKLPMTLSRQEVIRRLRERCEPIRLFSESDYDAFQRLRRIEFQAPEVNNGYRNDLKTAMDTINLQYLNEIVGGAEGTEQDTQHDLKVHEENTTIEELEALGATLGTGDDFRDMDIINKVLRFLLGVWAKDLNSREDSVKRSVQGKLASATQKQTESYLGPLFRKLRKKNLPADIKESIIDIIKFMLEREYVKANDAYLQMAIGNAPWPIGVTMVGIHARTGREKIFSKHVAHVLNDETQRKYIQGLKRLMTVCQKHFTTVPSKCVEYNAL, from the exons ATGGACAGCCTCAAAGCAGAGATCGCGAGGAAAAGAAAACACATAGAGGAGAGTGAGCTGGTGGAC GACTCAAAGACATACTTTAAACGAGCTGATCTCACGCGTAAAGAAGATGAGGATTATCACAGGAGATGTGGATCTAAG gTGTCTAATGAGCAGCCTGAGCGACAG CTGGACAAGACTGTGGAGGAGGCGCCTCCATCTACATCATCCAACCCTGTGTCAGAACTGGAGCTCACGGAGGAGAAGCTGCCAATGACACTCTCTCGACAGGAG GTGATCAGACGTCTGAGGGAACGTTGCGAGCCGATCCGTCTGTTTAGTGAATCCGATTATGATGCTTTCCAGAGACTCCGGAGGATTGAATTCCAAGCACCAGAAGTAAACAAT ggttaTAGGAATGATCTGAAGACTGCCATGGATACGATCAATCTGCAGTATCTGAATGAGATTGTCGGTGGAGCAGAGGGTACTGAACAGGACACACAACACGATCTCAAAGTGCATGAAGAAAATACCACCATTGAGGAGCTAGAg GCTTTGGGAGCGACTCTTGGCACTGGTGATGATTTTAGAGACATGGACatcataaataaagttttaagg TTCTTGCTAGGAGTGTGGGCTAAAGATCTAAACAGCCGAGAGGACAGTGTGAAGCGTAGTGTCCAGGGCAAACTCGCCAGTGCCACCCAGAAACAGACCGAATCCTATTTGGGACCTCTGTTCAGAAAACTACGCAAGAAG aatttgCCAGCAGATATTAAGGAGTCCATCATAGATATCATAAAGTTCATGCTGGAGAGAGAATATGTTAAG GCAAATGATGCTTATCTGCAGATGGCTATAGGAAATGCTCCATGGCCCATCGGTGTGACCATGGTGGGTATCCACGCTCGTACCGGACGTGAGAAGATCTTCTCCAAACACGTTGCCCATGTGCTCAACGACGAGACCCAGAGGAAGTACATCCAG gggcTGAAAAGATTGATGACAGTCTGTCAGAAACATTTCACAACGGTTCCCTCAAAGTGTGTGGAGTACAACGCTCTGTGA
- the LOC127933783 gene encoding pre-mRNA-splicing factor 18-like isoform X2, translating to MDSLKAEIARKRKHIEESELVDDSKTYFKRADLTRKEDEDYHRRCGSKLDKTVEEAPPSTSSNPVSELELTEEKLPMTLSRQEVIRRLRERCEPIRLFSESDYDAFQRLRRIEFQAPEVNNGYRNDLKTAMDTINLQYLNEIVGGAEGTEQDTQHDLKVHEENTTIEELEALGATLGTGDDFRDMDIINKVLRFLLGVWAKDLNSREDSVKRSVQGKLASATQKQTESYLGPLFRKLRKKNLPADIKESIIDIIKFMLEREYVKANDAYLQMAIGNAPWPIGVTMVGIHARTGREKIFSKHVAHVLNDETQRKYIQGLKRLMTVCQKHFTTVPSKCVEYNAL from the exons ATGGACAGCCTCAAAGCAGAGATCGCGAGGAAAAGAAAACACATAGAGGAGAGTGAGCTGGTGGAC GACTCAAAGACATACTTTAAACGAGCTGATCTCACGCGTAAAGAAGATGAGGATTATCACAGGAGATGTGGATCTAAG CTGGACAAGACTGTGGAGGAGGCGCCTCCATCTACATCATCCAACCCTGTGTCAGAACTGGAGCTCACGGAGGAGAAGCTGCCAATGACACTCTCTCGACAGGAG GTGATCAGACGTCTGAGGGAACGTTGCGAGCCGATCCGTCTGTTTAGTGAATCCGATTATGATGCTTTCCAGAGACTCCGGAGGATTGAATTCCAAGCACCAGAAGTAAACAAT ggttaTAGGAATGATCTGAAGACTGCCATGGATACGATCAATCTGCAGTATCTGAATGAGATTGTCGGTGGAGCAGAGGGTACTGAACAGGACACACAACACGATCTCAAAGTGCATGAAGAAAATACCACCATTGAGGAGCTAGAg GCTTTGGGAGCGACTCTTGGCACTGGTGATGATTTTAGAGACATGGACatcataaataaagttttaagg TTCTTGCTAGGAGTGTGGGCTAAAGATCTAAACAGCCGAGAGGACAGTGTGAAGCGTAGTGTCCAGGGCAAACTCGCCAGTGCCACCCAGAAACAGACCGAATCCTATTTGGGACCTCTGTTCAGAAAACTACGCAAGAAG aatttgCCAGCAGATATTAAGGAGTCCATCATAGATATCATAAAGTTCATGCTGGAGAGAGAATATGTTAAG GCAAATGATGCTTATCTGCAGATGGCTATAGGAAATGCTCCATGGCCCATCGGTGTGACCATGGTGGGTATCCACGCTCGTACCGGACGTGAGAAGATCTTCTCCAAACACGTTGCCCATGTGCTCAACGACGAGACCCAGAGGAAGTACATCCAG gggcTGAAAAGATTGATGACAGTCTGTCAGAAACATTTCACAACGGTTCCCTCAAAGTGTGTGGAGTACAACGCTCTGTGA
- the LOC127934011 gene encoding BEN domain-containing protein 7-like isoform X1, whose amino-acid sequence MSSAGFLPLHRSALKMEFVERKRSRKSQSFKLVNDADFIHEMDDVDQNDTEGDALDASETEVWLGDEGMEIKKQITGMMRLLGDKTGRVYQRVGREGETLKQEPQEEPVAQSPAPEHLQSGWSSVLMAHGQYSTRSKTQRMLNHSKTNGGDFITVPSEDMALPPAPAAMATEPSCCMCNCKCTLQAILLELRTMRKLIQTQRGSQDKQGSQVSLSSRTSISRRRSRKRRQGHRVTVLATPTKRTTPPPPPTEAEADAVNECNQSRERTPPTMTTFTPDLIPNSKTPPSHYSDTRGQSTTEPEVQLAEDYEVFIPKAQLDSILLNYTRSGSLLFRKLVCAFFDDTTLANSLPNGKRKRGLNDTRKGLDQNIVGAIKVFTEKYCTANGIEKLPGPRDWVQILQDQIKLARRRLKRAETTSDSNDIQHKTEKCQQTVDKVETVRQKGAAYERTECLVAMETA is encoded by the exons ATGAGCTCGGCTGGATTTCTACCTCTTCACCGCTCTGCCCTTAAGATGGAGTTTGTGGAGAGAAAGCGGAGCAGGAAATCGCAGAGCTTTAAACTGGTGAATGATGCAG ATTTTATCCATGAAATGGATGATGTAGACCAGAATGACACTGAAGGAGATGCCTTGGATGCCTCTGAGACTGAAG TCTGGTTAGGTGATGAAGGGATGGAGATAAAGAAACAGATAACAGGCATGATGCGCTTGCTGGGTGACAAGACAGGACGAGTGTACCAGCGCGTTGGACGAGAGGGTGAGACCCTCAAACAGGAGCCTCAGGAGGAGCCTGTGGCTCAGAGCCCAGCCCCTGAACATCTCCAGAGTGGctggagctcagtcctcatggcTCACGGGCAGTACAGCACCCGCTCCAAAACCCAGAGAATGCTCAACCACTCGAAAACTAATGGTGGAGACTTTATTACAGTACCTTCAGAAG ACATGGCCTTGCCCCCTGCGCCTGCTGCCATGGCAACTGAGCCCAGCTGCTGTATGTGCAACTGCAAGTGCACCCTGCAAGCCATTCTGCTGGAGTTACGTACCATGAGGAAACTAATCCAAACTCAGAGAG GATCTCAGGACAAACAGGGCTCCCAGGTCTCGCTCTCATCCCGAACCTCCATCTCCAGGAGGAGGAGCCGAAAGAGGAGGCAAGGTCACAGAGTGACAGTTCTGGCCACGCCCACTAAAAGAACCACACCTCCGCCGCCACCCACTGAGGCTGAGGCTGATGCTGTTAATGAGTGTAATCAGTCTAGAGAGCGCACGCCACCAACAATGACAACATTTACCCCAGATCTTATTCCCAACTCCAAGACTCCTCCCTCTCACTACAGCGATACCAGAGGCCAAAGCACCACAGAG CCGGAGGTGCAGTTGGCCGAGGATTATGAGGTATTTATTCCTAAAGCACAGTTGGACTCTATCTTACTGAACTACACTCGCTCTGGCAGCCTGCTCTTCAGGAAACTGGTGTGTGCGTTCTTTGATGATACCACACTGGCAAACTCACTGCCCAACGGCAAGAGGAAGAGAGGTCTGAACGACACCAGGAAAGGACTCGATCAAAACATAGTCGGAGCCATTAAAG TGTTCACAGAAAAGTATTGCACAGCCAATGGAATCGAGAAGCTTCCTGGCCCCAGAGACTGGGTCCAGATTCTGCAAGACCAGATTAAACTTGCCCGGCGACGCTTAAAAAGAG CAGAGACAACCTCAGACAGTAATGATATTCAGCACAAAACAG AGAAATGTCAGCAAACTGTTGATAAAGTGGAAACTGTGAGACAAAAAG GTGCTGCTTATGAGAGAACAGAATGTCTAGTTGCTATGGAGACTGCCTGA